In one window of Microtus pennsylvanicus isolate mMicPen1 chromosome 2, mMicPen1.hap1, whole genome shotgun sequence DNA:
- the Ndufs3 gene encoding NADH dehydrogenase [ubiquinone] iron-sulfur protein 3, mitochondrial, whose amino-acid sequence MAAAAARVWWRGLGGVASVARGTGRPSVLLQRVRRESAASDTRPTVRPRTDVTHKQLSAFGEYVAEILPKYVQQVQVTCFDELEVCIHPDGVIPVLTFLKDHTNAQFKSLADMTAVDVPTRQNRFEVVYNLLSLRFNSRIRVKTYADELTPIESIVSVHKAANWYEREVWDMFGVFFVNHPDLRRILTDYGFEGHPFRKDFPLSGYVELRYDDEVKRVVAEPVELAQEFRKFDLNSPWEAFPAYRQPPESLKLEAGDKKPETK is encoded by the exons ATGGCGGCTGCCGCAGCCAGGGTCTGGTGGCGTGGGCTCGGAGGGGTCGCTTCCGTAGCCAGGG GGACTGGGCGACCCTCAGTGCTGTTGCAGCGGGTGAGGAGGGAGAGCGCGGCGTCTGATACGCGCC CCACTGTCAGACCACGGACTGATGTGACCCACAAGCAGCTCTCAGCATTTGGAGAATATGTGGCTGAAATCCTACCCAAGTATGTCCAACAAGTTCAG GTGACCTGCTTTGATGAGTTAGAAGTCTGCATCCATCCTGATGGGGTCATCCCAGTGCTGACCTTCCTCAAGGACCACACCAATGCACAATTCAAATCTTTGGCTGACATGACAGCAGTAGATGTCCCAACTCGGCAGAACCGTTTTGAG gtTGTGTATAACCTGCTGTCTCTGCGCTTCAACTCTCGGATCCGTGTGAAGACCTATGCAGATGAGCTGACACCCATTGAGTCCATAGTCTCTGTGCACAAGGCAGCCAACTGGTATGAGAGGGAG GTCTGGGACATGTTTGGAGTTTTCTTTGTTAACCACCCTGATCTAAGAAGAATCCTGACAGACTATGGCTTCGAGGGACATCCTTTCCGGAAGGACTTTCCCCTCTCTGGCTATGTTGAG CTACGTTATGACGATGAAGTGAAGCGGGTAGTAGCTGAACCAGTGGAGTTAGCACAAGAATTCCGCAAGTTTGACCTGAACAGTCCCTGGGAGGCTTTCCCTGCCTATCGTCAGCCCCCTGAGAGTCTCAAGCTTGAAGCTGGAGACAAGAAGCCTGAAACCAAGTAG
- the Kbtbd4 gene encoding kelch repeat and BTB domain-containing protein 4 has product MESPEEPGASMDENYFVNYTFKDRSHSGRVAQGIMKLCLEEELFADVTISVEGREFQLHRLVLSAQSCFFRSMFTSNLKEAHNRVIVLQDVSESVFQLLVDYIYHGTVKLRADELQEMYEVSDMYQLTSLFEECSRFLARTVQVGNCLQVMWLADRHSDPELYTAAKHCAKTHLAQLQSTEEFLHLPHHLLTDIISDGVPCSQNPTEAIEAWINFNKEEREAFAESLRSSLKEIGENVHIYLIGKESSRTHSLAVSLHCAEDDSISVSGQNSLCHQITAACKHGGDLYVVGGSIPRRMWKCNNATIDWEWCAPLPRDRLQHTLVSVPGKDAIYSLGGKTLQDTLSNAVIYYRVGDNVWTETTQLEVAVSGAAGANLNGIIYLLGGEENDLDFFTKPSRLIQCFDTETDKCHVKPYVLPFAGRMHAAVHKDLVFIVAEGDSLVCYNPLLDSFTRLCLPEAWSSAPSLWKIASCNGSIYVFRDRYKKGDANTYKLDPATSAVTVTRGIKVLLTNLQFVLA; this is encoded by the exons ATGGAGTCGCCAGAGGAGCCGGGAGCGTCCATGGATGAAAACTACTTTGTGAACTATACTTTCAAAGACCGATCTCACTCAGGCCGAGTGGCTCAGGGAATTATGAAACTGTGTTTAGAGGAGGAGCTCTTTGCTGATGTCACCATTTCAGTGGAAGGCCGAGAGTTTCAGCTCCACCGGCTGGTCCTGTCAGCTCAGAGCTGCTTCTTCCGATCCATGTTCACTTCTAACCTGAAGGAGGCTCACAACCGGGTGATTGTGCTACAAGATGTCAGTGAGTCTGTTTTCCAGCTCCTGGTTGATTATATATACCATGGGACCGTGAAACTTCGAGCTGATGAGCTGCAGGAAATGTATGAGGTGTCAGACATGTATCAGCTGACATCTCTCTTTGAGGAATGTTCTCGGTTTTTGGCACGCACAGTACAAGTGGGAAACTGCCTTCAGGTGATGTGGCTTGCAGACAGGCACAGTGATCCTGAGCTCTACACTGCTGCCAAGCACTGTGCCAAGACCCACCTGGCCCAGCTACAGAGCACAGAGGAGTTTCTCCACTTGCCTCACCATTTGCTCACTGATATCATCTCAG atggggttccgtgctcccagAACCCAACAGAGGCAATAGAAGCCTGGATCAATttcaataaagaagaaagagaggcttTTGCCGAGTCACTCAGGAGCAGCTTGAAA GAAATTGGGGAGAATGTGCACATTTACCTTATCGGGAAAGAGTCATCTCGTACCCATTCGTTGGCCGTGTCCTTGCACTGTGCAGAAGATGACTCCATCAGTGTAAGTGGCCAAAACAGTTTGTGCCACCAAATCACTGCAGCCTGCAAGCATGGTGGAGACTTGTATGTAGTGGGAGGGTCCATCCCACGGCGCATGTGGAAATGCAACAATGCCACCATTGACTGGGAGTGGTGTGCTCCTTTGCCCCGGGACCGCCTCCAGCATACCCTGGTATCCGTGCCTGGGAAAGATGCCATATATTCACTGGGTGGCAAGACACTTCAGGATACCCTCTCCAATGCAGTCATCTACTATCGGGTAGGTGATAATGTGTGGACAGAAACAACCCAGTTAGAGGTGGCTGTATCTGGGGCTGCTGGTGCCAACCTCAATGGAATCATCTACTTACTAGGGGGCGAGGAGAATGATCTAGACTTCTTTACCAAACCTTCCCGACTTATCCAGTGCTTCGACACAGAGACTGACAAGTGCCACGTGAAGCCCTATGTACTGCCCTTTGCGGGCCGCATGCATGCAGCTGTACATAAAGATCTGGTGTTCATTGTAGCGGAGGGGGACTCTCTGGTGTGCTATAATCCCCTTCTAGACAGTTTCACCAGGCTCTGTCTTCCTGAGGCCTGGAGCTCTGCCCCATCCCTCTGGAAGATTGCTAGCTGTAACGGAAGCATCTACGTCTTCAGGGATCGATATAAGAAGGGAGATGCCAACACCTATAAGCTGGACCCTGCTACTTCAGCTGTAACTGTCACAAGAGGCATTAAGGTGCTGCTTACCAATTTGCAGTTTGTGTTGGCCTGA
- the Ptpmt1 gene encoding phosphatidylglycerophosphatase and protein-tyrosine phosphatase 1: protein MVPVPGAGWPGRDRGDPASEGREEPGSPQFSSSESSRWLAASPGAGASPLRSAGWGGMAASAWLEAGLARVLFYPTLLYTVFRGRVGGPAHRDWYHRIDRTVLLGALPLRSMTHRLVVDEDVRGVITMNEEYETRFLCNTSKEWKQAGVEQLRLSTVDMTGVPTLANLHKGVQFVLKYQSLGQCVYVHCKAGRSRSATMVAAYLIQVHNWSPEEAIEAIAKIRSHISIRPNQLQILKEFHKETAARAAKNN from the exons ATGGTGCCTGTCCCGGGAGCCGGGTGGCCTGGCCGGGACCGCGGGGACCCAGCTTCCGAGGGTCGGGAGGAGCCGGGCAGCCCGCAGTTCTCGTCCTCCGAGTCCTCGCGGTGGCTGGCCGCGAGCCCGGGGGCGGGCGCCTCGCCGCTGCGCTCGGCGGGGTGGGGCGGGATGGCGGCGTCCGCGTGGCTGGAGGCCGGCCTGGCCCGGGTGCTCTTCTACCCGACGCTGCTCTACACGGTGTTCCGCGGGAGGGTGGGAGGCCCGGCCCACCGCGACTGGTACCACCGCATCGACCGCACGGTGCTGCTGGGCGCGCTGCCGCTGCGGAGCATGACGCACCGG CTGGTAGTGGACGAGGACGTGCGCGGGGTGATCACCATGAACGAGGAGTACGAGACTAGATTCCTGTGCAACACCTCGAAG GAATGGAAGCAAGCAGGAGTTGAGCAGCTACGGCTCAGCACAGTCGACATGACTGGGGTCCCCACGCTGGCCAATCTCCACAAAGGAGTCCAGTTCGTTCTCAAGTACCAGTCACTGGGCCAGTGTGTCTACGTGCATTGTAAGGCTGGGCGATCCAGAAGTGCCACAATGGTGGCAGCATACCTCATTCAG GTGCACAACTGGAGCCCAGAGGAAGCTATAGAAGCTATCGCCAAAATCCGGTCACACATCTCCATCAGACCTAACCAGCTGCAAATTCTCAAAGAGTTTCACAAGGAGACCGCTGCAAGGGCAGCCAAGAATAACTGA